The sequence below is a genomic window from Fibrobacter sp. UWB10.
GTTAAAGATACAATTGAAGTGAAAGATCGCAAGGGTAATGTCAAAAAAGACAAAAAAGGCCGCCCCAAAATCAAGGTGAAAAGACGCCGTGTCATTACTTGGGAAAAGGTCGAACCCAAGGAACCGCCCCGTTTTGTGCCGATTCAGTGCAAATTGGGCGAAGTTTGGGTTAAGCGTGCAGACTTGGCTCGATTCCAGCAGGCATCTATTGATTTGAGCGGTGAATATGCTTCGGGCACTGGTAGCGTTTACCTTAAGAAGTCTCCGACGAATCCGCGTTATTTCTCGTTTGTGATTCAGAATGGTCCTTTTGCAAATCGTGCCGAACTCGAAGCGAGCAACCTGGAACTTCGCGAAGCGAATGGTCATGCCCGCTTGACTTATTCTGAAGATGGTTGTACCGTCGATATCGCTGTGGTGGATCGCAAGGTGAAGGTTGCCCAGCGCGGTTGCGAAGAATATAATGCCGGCAGGTATAAGCTTGAAGGCGAATACAATATCTACAAGGGAAATCACCGTACTGTAGAAACCTTCAATATGCCTGAACAGAGCTTCAAGTATAAAAAGTACTTGTGGTGCGGGAGCGGCTTTGATAGCTGTGAAAAGGTCAAAGACGACAATGGCACCGTGACGATTACCTGGAGTAAGGGCGGCAATGGATTCATTGAACGCGCTGCAGGCGAAGACGTGCATACGTATCGTCCGTTCGAAAACGTAATCCCGCACAAGCGCGACTTCTTTAACGGCGAAAAGCCGATTGCCATCAAGACCAAGCGTACCGATATGGCGGGCGAGTGGATGATTTGGTACTTCTACCCGAAGGCGGAACGCTTCAAGATGGTTCGTGCAGGCATGCGCGAAGACATTGCCTACATGGAAATTTATGAATAAGGCAATTGAAAAATCGAGAGTGCTTTTTTTAGACACGGGCGCCGTTGTGCGCCTGCTGCAGATGCATCCGGATTATTATCCGGTGGTATCTTCGGTGCTCGATTATGCCTACGAAAATAATCTGACGGTTCTGGTTTCGGACGTTACCTTGTTTGAAATTTCAAAGAAGGCCTTTGCCGCAGGCGAAGGTCTTTTGTCGCGCCAGTACCGTGAATTCTTTGAGCATTCCCGCAACGTCAAGCCCTGCGAGGTGACAGGCGAAATTGCCGTGAAGGCGGCTGAACTTGCCACAAAGAATTTGACGACAGAAGAATCACTGCGCCTTGCTACGGCCTTTGTATGCGGAGCCGATTGCATTTTGACAGATTCTGCTGCGTTTACTGACCTGACAGATATTCCGGTTGTCCTGCTCGACGACGTAGAGTAGTGTGCAATGTGGAATGTGAAATTAATCATCTCACATCTCACATTATATCTGCGGGATCACCTGCGTGCCTTCGAAGGCATTCTTGTAGTGTGTGAACTGAAGTGGCTTTTGGTAAGCTCGCGCGGTCAGCACATCGAAACGGCAAGGGGTGTCAAATCCTTGGGGAGCCTCGTCTTTTTGTGTGGCTAGAAAATGGCAGGCTGTTTTCCAAATTTTTTTCTGTTTTAAAGCGTTGACTCTTGCGGCAGGATTTCCTTGCTGGTTGTTCCATACGGACTTGACTTCGACAAATACAAGCGTTTTCCCGTCGCGGGCGATTATGTCTAATTCGCCGCCCTTGTAGGCGTAATTGCGGGCGACAATCTGGTAGCCTTCGCGGCATAAATACGCCGAGGCAAGAGTCTCGATGTAGTTGCCCTTAGGTTTGTTGTAGGGTTTGTTGTTTTCTTTCGAAGTTTCGTTGTTGGTTTCCATACCATTCTCCGTAGATAAAAAGATTAATATGCAAAAGAGTATTTTGCATATCCCCTTGGTTGTTTTTAGTTGAATCTAGGAATGATATAAAAACGGTCTTCTTGGATTATGGAAGTTCCATACCCAAGAGACGGATTTCGGAAATAGCGAAGTCTTCATTTTCTCCGTCGTAGATATCGTCCAGATAAATCTTGAGTTCGCTTGTTTCCATAGCTTGAATGCTCGGGTATTGCATACCGCGAATGTTATCAAGCTTGATTCTCTGCTTGAAGCCGTCCTTGGTTTCCAGCGTGATGGCCTTAGGCTTCTTGAAAATGCGGAAGCGGTCGCCGAAGGCGTCGTCGACAGACTTTTGGTAACCGATGGCGATGCCGAAATGCGTCACGATTGCATTGCCGTCGAAGTAGAGCGTGAGTACCGGATTCTGCGGCTTTTGCGGCATCGTGTAGAGCCATGCCGTTTTAAGATCGTTGTCGTTCAAGTTCTTGAGTGGGTAGCCGTTGCTTTCGTCAATTTCGAGAGCCTTGGTTTCGTAGTTGCCAAGAGCTTCGCTCCATTCCAGCTCGCGCAAGGTGCTTTCGGGCTTGTGCGTCAGCATCAGCAAAATCAAGAGCATGATGATGAGCGGGAAAATGAAAATGGCAAGAGCCGTGAGCTTCTTTTGAAGCATGCGGGCGCGCGGCGTGATGATGTTTGCCATTTCGGCAATTGAAGCCGTGCGGCGGCGGAGCGGTGTGTGGCCCATGGTGGGGCGTTGTACCGTCTTTTCGGTGGGGAACACCTGGTCGCATGCGTCCAAAAATTCTTGCATGTCGTGGAAACGCTCGTTCAGCTTTTTCCTTAAGCACTTGAGAATCAACTTCGAAAGTCCGGGAGGCATGTCCTTGCGGAAAAGTTCCGGTGCAGGCGGCTGTTCCTGAACGTGCTTCAGGGCGATTTCTACCGGGCGATTGCCTTCGAAGGGGAGGCGGCCGCAGGTCATTTCGAAAAGAATCACGCCCATGCTGTAAATGTCAGACTGAATGGTCACGTTATCGCCGTGGCACTGTTCAGGGCTCATGTATTCGGGTGTACCCATGGTCATGCCCGTGCGCGTGAGTCTGTCCTTTTCCATTTCCTGGATGTAGGAAATGCCGAAGTCCATGATGTAGACTCGGTTGTCGCGGGTAAGCATGATGTTCGATGGTTTCACGTCGCGGTGAACAATGCCCTTGCTATGAGCGTAAAGAAGACCGCGGGCAATCTGACGGATAATGACTTCGATTGCTTCGAACGAAAGCTGTTCTTTCTTGTGCAGAATGTCGGCAAGGTTAATGCCTTCCACATAAGTCATGGCAATAAAGAGCTGGTTCTTTTCTTGA
It includes:
- a CDS encoding PIN domain-containing protein, with amino-acid sequence MNKAIEKSRVLFLDTGAVVRLLQMHPDYYPVVSSVLDYAYENNLTVLVSDVTLFEISKKAFAAGEGLLSRQYREFFEHSRNVKPCEVTGEIAVKAAELATKNLTTEESLRLATAFVCGADCILTDSAAFTDLTDIPVVLLDDVE
- a CDS encoding YraN family protein, producing the protein METNNETSKENNKPYNKPKGNYIETLASAYLCREGYQIVARNYAYKGGELDIIARDGKTLVFVEVKSVWNNQQGNPAARVNALKQKKIWKTACHFLATQKDEAPQGFDTPCRFDVLTARAYQKPLQFTHYKNAFEGTQVIPQI
- a CDS encoding serine/threonine-protein kinase, which encodes MIAPQKSELFPRPFNENYDLIGTLGKGGMGNVYKALDKRLGREVAFKILDASSDEEAIKRFYMEAQAMKELDHQNIVHVFDFGQEKNQLFIAMTYVEGINLADILHKKEQLSFEAIEVIIRQIARGLLYAHSKGIVHRDVKPSNIMLTRDNRVYIMDFGISYIQEMEKDRLTRTGMTMGTPEYMSPEQCHGDNVTIQSDIYSMGVILFEMTCGRLPFEGNRPVEIALKHVQEQPPAPELFRKDMPPGLSKLILKCLRKKLNERFHDMQEFLDACDQVFPTEKTVQRPTMGHTPLRRRTASIAEMANIITPRARMLQKKLTALAIFIFPLIIMLLILLMLTHKPESTLRELEWSEALGNYETKALEIDESNGYPLKNLNDNDLKTAWLYTMPQKPQNPVLTLYFDGNAIVTHFGIAIGYQKSVDDAFGDRFRIFKKPKAITLETKDGFKQRIKLDNIRGMQYPSIQAMETSELKIYLDDIYDGENEDFAISEIRLLGMELP